The Chloroflexus aggregans DSM 9485 genome segment GATCATTCATTTCGCTGCCCAAACCGGCAATTTGGAAGAAATCTTCCTCAAGGTGACCGAGGGCATCGTAGGCTCATAGGCAGGCGTAGGATGAGCGGATCAACGTAGTACCTGCCTACTCCAACGCGCCGCAGCGCCGTCGTCGCATACACGACCGGTCTACTCAACCTTTACCTCGCGCAACCTGCTCTGCACCAACTCGATCAGTTGTTGGGGAGTGACCCGCGGAAAATAATCGAAGTCGATCATAACCGCAGGCACATCATCGCACGCAGCCATACAATCTAGCTCAACAACCCGCAGTTCGCCGGGATGATTAGCGCGCAGGCGGGCTAGCGTTTGCCACAGATCAGGTCGGCTGCGGGCACAAAGCCGGCAGACGGTTAGTTCAATAGCGGCCATCGCCTGCCTTCCTTTCTTGATTCAGGCAGTGGCTCGAAGGTGAGCACGGACAGCAACGACTCAGCGAGGCCCCGATTGAGTAAACGAGAACGTTCTGCATCGAATTGATCACGTAGCGTACCATCTAGCGATTACTGTCGGTTACTGCCGGTATCGCTCTTGGAGGGGAACGGGGAACACCGAGGGCAGCTTACCGAGATGTCATGAACCTCTCAACATACATACTGTGGAATGCGACCGTCTTACTGCCGCAAGCCATACGCAGACCATACTGCCGCAGGCCATAGTCCACATACTCCGCCAACATACTGCCGTTCACAGATACTTTGTCGGGACATCATCAGACATTGCTGGACAAACCGGCATAATGTATGTTCCTAGTGTACAACCTTTGTCAATAGATTGCAAATACAAAATTATGCATACAGCGGAAGACAGCCGAGCACCCCGTTCAGACGAAACCCTCAGCACAATGGAATTATCTGGCAAAACTACCGAAGGGATATGAGAGCAGAGGTAAACAACAGCTCACCTCCACTCTCCATATCACCAGGCTGCACCGATAAGGAACTACAGCCAGTTACCGACGGTCGCCTCATCGCGAAGTTGGGCAAGCTTTACAGCCAACCCGATATACGCGACAGGAGAGAGTGCCTGCAACTCAGCACGCACAGCATCACTCACCGGCAAGCTCGCGATAAAGCGAGCCAATTCTTCGGCAGTTAGTGCTCGTCCGCGCGTAAAATCCTTCAGCAACTCATAGGGTTGCGCAAACCCTTCACGGCGGAGAATGGTCTGGATCGCTTCGGCCAACACTTCAGGATGGGCCTCGAGGTCGCGACGTAGCCGAGATCGGTCTACCGCTACCTTCGTCAGACCGCGCAGCAACCGTTGATAGGCGAGGAGACAATAGCCGAAGGCCAACCCAAGGTTACGCAAGACAGTGCTATCGGACAAATCGCGTTGCAAGCGCGACACCGGCAACTTACGGCTAAACAGTTCGAGCAATGTGCCGGCGACAGCGAGATTCCCCTCGGCATTTTCAAAGTCAATCGGGTTTACCTTGTGCGGCATAGTGGAAGAACCGACTTCACCGGCATCGGCCGCCTGCACCAGATAGCCATCACTAATATAACGCCAGCAATCCTGGCTCAGGTCGGTCAGAATCGCACCAATCCGCTTGAACGCATCACACAGGGCGGCGAGCGTATCGTGTGGCTCAATCTGGGTGGTCAGCAAGATCGGCTCAAGTTCAAGCGAGCGAACAAAGGCACGCGAAAACTTCAACCAGTCAACTTGCGGCAACGCCGCATAATGAGCGGCAAAGACACCACTGGCGCCGTTCAACTTACCGGTGATTCGGATAGCCATCAGATCGGCGATGGCCCGTCGTAACCGCATGAAAAACACATTCATCTCTTTGCCGAACGTGGTTGGGGTGGCGGGCTGCCCATGGGTACGCGCCAGCATTGGCGTCGCTGCTTCTTCATCGGCCAATTGGCGTAACCGTTCGAGAATCGCTTCAAGTGCGGGCAACATCACCAGCTCACGCGCCTCCTTGACCATCAGCGCGTAGGCTAAATTATTGACATCTTCGGAGGTAATTGCGAAATGGATCGCTTCCAGATGGGATGTTAGACCAAGTGCTGTTAGACGCTCGCGCAACCAATACTCAACCGCCTTGACATCGTGATTTACTCGCCGGTCCCATTCGGCAATCGCTAACGCATCATCGTCGCCGAACTGACGATACAACGCACGCAGGGCAGCCTGTTGTGAGGTAGTCAGCGGGGGCACAAAACTGATCCCGCGAGCACGCGACAAAAAAATAAGATACTCAACCTCGACCCGGACCCGATACCGAAAGAGTGCTGCCTCGCTAAAAAAGCCGGCCAGTGCCGCCACATCAGGACGGTAACGGCCATCGAGCGGGCCGAGCGCAGCCAAGCGAGCCATATCGTTCGTCATGAAAGCCTCCACCGTATGCTTACATCACCGCTACGCAGCGTACCACAAAAGCTGCCCACCGATTGCGGCACGCAAAAAACGGGATATCTTCTGTGCAAGTCATTGACATTCCATGCTGAATCGGGTACGATGGTAATAAGAAGTCTAAATATTTGTTAAACGAATAATTCATATCTCGACAATCCCTTTCCAACAAGGCAGCGTATGCACGAGCACGATCCGCGCACTCATTATACCGGTGCAATTGATGACATCGTTCGCCAAATCACGTGGCAGAGCCAGAAGCAGTTATTGCAAACCCTCAGCCGGCCTGAGATCAACCTTACGTTACCGCAGATGGTAACGCTCTTTGCCATTCGTGAAGCAGGGGTCTGCCGTATGAGTGATTTAGCCGAGATCACACAACAATCGGCGGGAACGCTCACCGGTATCGTGGATCGCCTGATTGCCGAACGTCTCGTTGGGCGAGTGCGCGATGTTGAAGATCGGCGGGTCGTGCAAGTGATGTTGACACGGCAAGGCGAACAACGGCTAGCACTCGTCGAAGCCGCGCGTCGTGCCGATATGGAACGGATTCTGTCGCGCTTTAGCATTGATCAGTTGCATCACCTCGAACAACTCCTCCAACTTCTGCTCGACGGAATTAATGAGTTAATCGGCGAGCGTGAACTCACCCGGCATACCAACGGTCAGATCGACGTATCTTCAATCAGCCGCAACGCCTAGGCAACGCCGGCGCTATATCTCCAACGTGGTGATTTGAGACACACCTGTGGAACTTCACAACCATCCCTTGTGGCTGGTACTTGTTGTGCAGCCGTCGCTGATAATAGTTTGTTAATGAAACTATTTGAAGTATCATATCGTCATATCGACGCCTTACCGATCAGATCACTTAACCATCGTGCATCAGAGAGGGTTCTATGAGTGAATCGTTACGTCCACGTCGCCGGCCAAACCGTCTTGGTTGGGGCATTGGTATCCTGCTTGTCATCGGTGGATTGGTCGCCGGCTTTTTTTGGTTTAACCGCAATCCATCGTCAACCAACCCACGACTGAACTATGCACTCACCCGCCCACAGCGAGGCCCGATTAGTGCGGTCGTCAACGCAAGCGGTACCATCCAGCCGCAACAAGTACTTGATTTGACATTTACCAGCAGTGGCCTGATCAGCGAGGTGCTGGTCAAGATTGGTGATACTGTCAGTGCCGGCCAGCCGTTAGCACGACTCGACACCCGCGATCTGGAATTACGGGTTGAGCAATCGGCTGCCCAACTAGCGCAGGCGCAAGCCAACCTCGACCGGCTACGTGCCGGCCCGACCGAAGCCGACATCGCTGCCGCCGATGCCCAACTGGCTCAGGCGCAAGCGCAGCTCCGGCAGACGATGGGGAATGTTACCGAACAAGATCTGGCCGCTGCGCGCGCCCAAGTTGAACAGGCCAGGGCAAACCTTGAACGGCTCCTCGGTGGGCCAAAAGCCAGTGAGGTCATCCAAGCACAAGCGCAAGTCGATCAAGCGATCGCCGCACTGCAATCACAACGCGATTCGTTGTCGGCGGCCAAGACGCGCGCCGAATCGCAGTTATTCCAGGCTGCCAATACCCTCCGCGACCGGCAAGCGGAGTATAGCCGCATCTACAACGACAACCGCGAACGCGAGCAACAATTGGCGCGATTTGGGCAATCGTTACCCCAATCGGCACTGGATAACGAGGCAGCAGCGCTGCGTGCTGTGCAGAATGCTGAGGAGCAAATGCGTCAAGCGCAGGTCGCCTACGAGCAGGCAAAGCAAGCCGAGATCACCGGTATTGCTCAAGCCGAGGCACAGGTGCGCAGTGCGCAGGCTAATCTTGATCGAGTATTGGCCGGAGCTGACCGCGATCAAATCGCGGCAGCACGAGCGCAGTTGGCGCAAGCCGAAGCGAATCTGAACAAATTACTCGGTGATCAACGGGCGGGAAGTTTGGCTGCCGCCCAAGCGGCTGTAGCGAGTGCTCAAGCCAATTTGCAACGGGTCAAAGCACCACCGAGCGATGCCGATCTGGCAAGTGCTGAAGCTCAAGTTGCCAACGCGCGGGCCAGTCTGGCCCAAGCCCAATTGGCCCTGGAACGAGCTACTCTGGTAGCACCGATCAATGGGGTGGTTGCCGAAGTAAATCTTGAAGTCGGTGAACTGTATAACGCCGCACGCCCGGCTATTGTCTTGGCCGATCTGAGCGGCTACTACGTCGATGTGACGGTTGATGAGATTGATGTCGCGCAGATTGCAGTCGGTCAACAGGTGATCTTGACCCTCGACGCACTTCCCAATCTTGAGTTGCGGGGAACGGTTGCCCGGATTAATCCACTCTCAACCGTTCAATCGGGGGTGACAGCATATATCGTCCGCATCGTGACCAACGATCCACCAGCAGCAGTGCGACCGGGTATGTCGGCCAGTGCCGATATTATTGTGGCGGAGAAGAGTGAGGCATTGGTTGTGCCGCGTCGCGCAATCCGTGCAGAACGCGGTCAATTCTTCGTCGATGTGACGGCCGATCCGGGGTTGTGCGAGGTCGATATTGCTCAACGGCCGTTGCAACCGGTCACGCAAGCGATTGCTGTGCAGCTTGGCCTTAGCAACGAGCAGATTATCGAGATCACTTCTGGGAATCTTGATGAAAATAGTTGTATCTATGTACCCGGCATCGATGCTCGCTTTAACTTCTTTGGGGGTGGGCCACCTCCCGGAGTACGGAATCGCTGACAAGCCTATGGTTCTGGTCAGCGCAGAGGAGATGGGTGGTTTCACGCGAACTGTGACAGAGCAGGAGCTATCTGTATCTCCTGGCCTTGGCATAAGAATGCGAAAGTTTGAGCTATGAACATCTTTGAAGCGATCCGGATCGCCTTAAATAGCTTGCTGGCGAACAAACTGCGGGCCATTTTGACGATGCTCGGCATCATCATCGGAGTTGGTGCAGTTATCGCACTGCTCGCGTTGGGCGGTGCAATCCAAACGCTCGTCACCAGTGAGCTACAAGGTTTGGGAAGCAACCTGGTTTTCCTGTTTCCCGGTACCAATGATCCCGAAAACGACCGTCGCGTCCCGCCACGCCTGACGAACGAGGATGTGGCAGCGATTGCCGATCCACTCAACGTACCGGCAGTTGCCGCCGTCTGCGCTGAATATAGCCGACGAGCATTGACAACTTACGGTGGCCTGAGCTACAACGCTCTGATTGCCGGAGTAAGCCCGACCTATCCCCAAGTCCGTAATGCTCAAGTAGCGCAAGGTATTTTCTTCGACACACGGGCGGTCGAGCTACGATCACGGGAAGCGGTCCTCGGTCATCGGGTTGCCCAAAGACTCTTTCCCAACGGTGAAGACCCGCTTGGAAAACGGATTCGTATCAACGGGATCGGCTTTCAGGTGATCGGGGTGATGGCCGAGCGCGGTGGTAGTTTTGCCTCGAATGAAGACGATCAGATTTTTGTCCCGATTACGACCGCCCAAGAACGACTCTTCCCACCCGGTCAAAATACTACCCGCCGCGTTGAGGTATCGGTCGTTTATCTTCAAGCTCGCGATGAGAACAGCATCGAGTCGCTGATCGATCAAGTGACGGCGGTTCTCCGTCAACGCAACGGTCTGACGTACCAGGACAACAATTTCACGATCATCACCCAACAAGATCTGGTCAGTTCATTTGCCACAATCACCGGTGCCATTACCATCTTTCTCGGGGCAATTGCCGCGATCTCGTTGGTGGTGGGGGGGATCGGGATCATGAACATTATGTTGGTGAGTGTCACCGAGCGCACCCGTGAAATCGGGTTACGCAAAGCGGTTGGCGCACGGCGCAACGACATCCGCTTACAATTTCTCGTGGAGGCAACGGTGCTCAGTCTCCTGGGTGGGCTGCTCGGCATTGGGCTTGGTTATGTAGTCTCGGCTATCGGTACGGCTCTGCTCGCCAATTTTTCGCCCAATGCCCGCGCCGAGGTCAGCCTCAACGCCATTCTGCTTGCAACACTCACCTCAATTGCCGTCGGCATCTTCTTCGGCCTCTACCCGGCGGATCGGGCAGCGCGGCTTGATCCGATTGCAGCGTTGCGATACGAGTAGTGACGCACATGCTATACTGGTAGCGTAGATAATGACCGCCTAGTTCATAAGACTGGGTCATGTGGTGCGCATTCGGTCGTTATCTACGCGCCAGTATCCGTGTTGCACCCACCAATACTACGAGCCATGCGTATCCTCATTACCGGCTCATCAGGCATGATCGGCACTAATCTCGGCCTACGCTTGATCGAGGTCGGTCATCAGGTGTTTGGCATTGACAGGCGTGTGAACCCATGGACCGATCGCATCCCCACCCTGTTACAAGATCTTTCCATACCACAGCGTGATTTTCGGTCCGGTATTGGCGGCGCACCATACCCCCCATCCGATTTGGTTGTCCATCTCGCCGCCAACGCTAAAGTGCATGATTTGGTCAACGAACCGTACCGCGCCCTGGAAAATATCAATATCACGTATAACGTCCTCGAATATTGTCGCACCCACGATCTCCCGCTCATCTTTGCCTCATCGCGTGAGGTTTACGGTGATATTCACCGTTACATCACCGAAGAGACGCGGGCCGATTTTAGCTTCACCGAAAGCCCGTATTCGGCCTCGAAGATTGCCGGTGAGGCGTTGATCTATGCGTATGCCCGTTGCTATGGGTTGCGCTACATCATTTTTCGCTTCTCAAACGTCTACGGTCGCTATGACAATGACCTATCGCGCATGGAGCGGGTTATTCCACTGTTTATTCACCGTATCAGACGGGGTGAACCGGTAACCGTCTATGGTGGCGATAAAGTGCTCGATTTTACCTACATCGACGATTGCATTGATGGAATTATGCGGGGAATCGTCCGTTTAATTCATGGTGAGGTGGTCAACCGCACGATTAATTTGGCCTACGGTGAGGGGAATACGCTGATCCGGGCCGCCGAACTGATCGGCGTTGCCCTGGGGCGTCACCCTGATATTATCGTCCAACCGACCAAACGGGTCGGCGAAGTGAGTCATTACGTTGCCGACATCCGGCGTGCGCGCGAGTTACTGGGGTATGAGCCGCAAGTACCTTTGGCCGAAGGTATCCGGCGCGCCGTTGCTTGGTCCACGGAGTACACACGGAATGACTGAACCACAGCGTGAATTGAGTGTTGGTGAACAGGTAAATATGCGCGTCATTCCTGCCGAGCGGGTGCGACGTTGGATGCGAGCGAGCGCGGCATGGCTGTCGTTACAAGAGCCGGAGCGACTGTTTCCGGCATTGACCCAGAGTTTCATCGAAGTACTGCCGGAGATACGAGCGGCAATTCTCTGGTTGGTGCGTGCAAGCAGTTTACAACCGGTTGCCCAAGCAGGTTTGACCATGCCGGCTGCCTTGACCGAGCAGTGGCTAAAGATCAAACTGCGGCCCGGTGAGGGGGTGGCCGGTCTGGCGTGGCAGCGCGAGACTACCGTCCAACAACACGGCGAGCATGGCTATCGTGAATTACAAGGATTGGCCCCGCCACACGTGCAGGCTATTTTTCAAGCAATGAGCGACCTGTTGCCGCGAAGTCTGACCGTCACTGCGACGCCATTGCGTGCCGGTCACGTGCTGGTTGGGGTCTTGGAGTTGATCGGTTGCGATGCGAAAGCGCTCGATGTTGAGCCGGACGATCTCGATATGATCGCCAGCATCGTGGCCGCAGCGATCCGCAATGCCCAGTTGTACGATGAGATTCGACGGAGCAACCAGCGGCTCAAGGCGTTCGATGCGGTCGTGACTTCGATTAGTACGGCTGCCGACCTGCCCGATCTCGTGCAAAGTGTGCTGACGGTGGTGCTCGAACTCACTCCGGCGCGCAGCGGCGCGCTCTTGATTTTCGATCCGGCCCAAGAGTGCCTCCAGCTTAGTGCGTGGCGTAACCTTGATCGAGCGGTCTTGAGCAGTTTCGATCAAGTGCCGGTCGATACTAGCCCGTGCGCCGAGGTGGTACGTTACGGACAACCGGCGTTCCGTCCGCTGCTGATTGAGCGCGGCGAAGAGGCGTTGCTCGCAGCCGGAATGGTGGAGGCCGCCTATTTACCACTCTTGGCGGGTGGTACGGTTACCGGAGTGCTGGCCCTGTTTGGCGAAGTCAATCTCAACCGTTCGCTCGATAAAGATATGCTGATGCCGATCTGTAATCAGGTTGGTTTTGCCATTGCGAACGTGCGTCTGTACGAAGACAGCCAGCGCGAACGACGTAAGTTGCATACTGTCGTGGAATCGATCGCCGAAGGCGTCTTGCTCTGTGATCGGCATGGACGGTTGACGCTCGCCAATCAGGCAGCGCAAGAACTGCTCGATGAGGCAGTGCTGAGTTTCGAGACACCATTAGCTTCAATCCCTGAGCTATACGATCTCCGCGATCTCGACGGCAATCCGCTCACGCCGGACGATCTGCCGTTTACGCGCGCGCTTCGCGGCGATACCTTCTACGACTACCGGCTGATGCGGCGGAAGCCCGATGGGAGCGAACGATTTTTAAGCTTTACCGGCGCCCCGGCCATTAACGAGCAAGGTGAAGTTGAAGGGGCAGTAATCACGTTACGTGATATTACGGCCAACCAGAAGGTACAACGAGCCAAAGACGAATTTCTGGCCGTGGCTGCCCACGAACTCCGTAGTCCGCTGGCGGCAGTTCGGAGTTATGCCGATCTGTTGTTACGGCGTGAACAGCAACGCGAAGGCGATGCCCGTGATCTTCACGGCTTGACGATTCTGACCCAGCAAGTGTCCCATATGTTACGACTGGTTGATAACTTGCTCGATGTCTCTCGTCTGGATGCCGGCCAATTCGATCTGCAATATCAGACGGTGAACCTCGTTACGCTTGCGCAGCAAGTCATCGATCAGCAACGACCAAGCGCCGGCAACCGAGAATTGTTGCTCGAGACTGAGGCGCCAGAATTGTGGATCTCGTGCGATGCAGTGCGCATCCGACAAGTGTTGACCAATCTCCTGAACAATGCGCTTAAGTACAGTCCAGCCGGTAGCGTGGTCAGTGTACGTGTCCGCAGTGCATCATTACCCGCTAACAATGCTCCGGCGGCGCTGATCAGTGTGAGCGATCAGGGACCGGGAATTCCGGCGAGTGAGCAAGAACGAGTCTTCCAACGCTATTATCGGTCGCCGGGTCGGCGCGGTGAAGGGCTGGGACTAGGGTTGTATCTTAGTCGGGAGATTGTGCAGTTGCACGGCGGGCAGATTTGGATCGAGAGTCGTGAAGGACAGGGAAGTACGTTTATGGTGCTCTTACCGAGTGAGCGTCCGCAAGGGTAACACGTTAGCGGGTAACGTGGAGAGCACCGTGAAGCGTCGAAGATTGCAACTTTAGTAAGATTCATTGCGTTTCTTTACCAGATACATATGGAAGCCGATTGTACAGAACGGGGAGAATCACCTGTGCCGATCCACAAAAAGCCGTTTCTCGCCGCGTTACCACCGGCCCCACCGCCGCGCCTGGCTGCCGACGGTCCACCACCGATCCGCATGGCAGCCAACGAAAACCCATTGGGTCCATCGCCACGCGCGGTCGCAGCAGTACAAGCCGCTATCAATGAAATTCACCGCTATCCCGATGCCGGCGGTGCCGCTCTGCGCTATGCCCTGGCAACACGTAACGCCTTGTCGCCCGAACATGTGATGCTGGGGAACGGCTCTGATGAACTCATTATGTTGATTTGCCACGCGATGCTGGGTGAGGGCGATGAAGCGGTATTGGCGCAGGGTTCATTTGTCAGCTATGCACGACGCATTCAGGCGCAAGGTGCCATTGCCCGCCAAATCCCGTTACGTGAGATGACCCATGATCTACCGGCGATGGCCGCAGCAATAACTGCACGCACCCGCCTGATGTTCGTCTGTAATCCCAACAACCCGACCGGCACAACCATCGGTGCGGCTGAGATGGCAGCGTTTCTCGCCCACGTGCCGGATGATGTGCTCGTGGTTGTTGATGAAGCCTACATTGAGTTTGTCACCCGCCCTGATTTTCCCGATCTGCTGCCCCTGATCCGCAACGGACGCGATAATCTGCTGCTATTGCGCACCTTTGCCAAGATTCACGGCCTGGCCGGGTTACGTCTCGGCTATGCGTTTGGTGCGCCCGATCTGATTGCCTACCTCGAACGAGCACGCCCGGTGTTCAATGTGAACGCATTGGCCCAGATTGCCGGCCTGGCTGCTCTCGACGATACCGACCATCTCGCTCGCTCGTTAGCCCACGCCAATGCGAGCCGCACACGGTTGACGAACGCCTTGCGCGCACTCGGTTTGACGGTCATTCCCGGTGAGACGAACTTCATCGCTGTCGCCGTCCACGACGATCAG includes the following:
- the purB gene encoding adenylosuccinate lyase; amino-acid sequence: MTNDMARLAALGPLDGRYRPDVAALAGFFSEAALFRYRVRVEVEYLIFLSRARGISFVPPLTTSQQAALRALYRQFGDDDALAIAEWDRRVNHDVKAVEYWLRERLTALGLTSHLEAIHFAITSEDVNNLAYALMVKEARELVMLPALEAILERLRQLADEEAATPMLARTHGQPATPTTFGKEMNVFFMRLRRAIADLMAIRITGKLNGASGVFAAHYAALPQVDWLKFSRAFVRSLELEPILLTTQIEPHDTLAALCDAFKRIGAILTDLSQDCWRYISDGYLVQAADAGEVGSSTMPHKVNPIDFENAEGNLAVAGTLLELFSRKLPVSRLQRDLSDSTVLRNLGLAFGYCLLAYQRLLRGLTKVAVDRSRLRRDLEAHPEVLAEAIQTILRREGFAQPYELLKDFTRGRALTAEELARFIASLPVSDAVRAELQALSPVAYIGLAVKLAQLRDEATVGNWL
- a CDS encoding NAD-dependent epimerase/dehydratase family protein — translated: MRILITGSSGMIGTNLGLRLIEVGHQVFGIDRRVNPWTDRIPTLLQDLSIPQRDFRSGIGGAPYPPSDLVVHLAANAKVHDLVNEPYRALENINITYNVLEYCRTHDLPLIFASSREVYGDIHRYITEETRADFSFTESPYSASKIAGEALIYAYARCYGLRYIIFRFSNVYGRYDNDLSRMERVIPLFIHRIRRGEPVTVYGGDKVLDFTYIDDCIDGIMRGIVRLIHGEVVNRTINLAYGEGNTLIRAAELIGVALGRHPDIIVQPTKRVGEVSHYVADIRRARELLGYEPQVPLAEGIRRAVAWSTEYTRND
- a CDS encoding ATP-binding protein; the encoded protein is MTEPQRELSVGEQVNMRVIPAERVRRWMRASAAWLSLQEPERLFPALTQSFIEVLPEIRAAILWLVRASSLQPVAQAGLTMPAALTEQWLKIKLRPGEGVAGLAWQRETTVQQHGEHGYRELQGLAPPHVQAIFQAMSDLLPRSLTVTATPLRAGHVLVGVLELIGCDAKALDVEPDDLDMIASIVAAAIRNAQLYDEIRRSNQRLKAFDAVVTSISTAADLPDLVQSVLTVVLELTPARSGALLIFDPAQECLQLSAWRNLDRAVLSSFDQVPVDTSPCAEVVRYGQPAFRPLLIERGEEALLAAGMVEAAYLPLLAGGTVTGVLALFGEVNLNRSLDKDMLMPICNQVGFAIANVRLYEDSQRERRKLHTVVESIAEGVLLCDRHGRLTLANQAAQELLDEAVLSFETPLASIPELYDLRDLDGNPLTPDDLPFTRALRGDTFYDYRLMRRKPDGSERFLSFTGAPAINEQGEVEGAVITLRDITANQKVQRAKDEFLAVAAHELRSPLAAVRSYADLLLRREQQREGDARDLHGLTILTQQVSHMLRLVDNLLDVSRLDAGQFDLQYQTVNLVTLAQQVIDQQRPSAGNRELLLETEAPELWISCDAVRIRQVLTNLLNNALKYSPAGSVVSVRVRSASLPANNAPAALISVSDQGPGIPASEQERVFQRYYRSPGRRGEGLGLGLYLSREIVQLHGGQIWIESREGQGSTFMVLLPSERPQG
- the hisC gene encoding histidinol-phosphate transaminase, which translates into the protein MPIHKKPFLAALPPAPPPRLAADGPPPIRMAANENPLGPSPRAVAAVQAAINEIHRYPDAGGAALRYALATRNALSPEHVMLGNGSDELIMLICHAMLGEGDEAVLAQGSFVSYARRIQAQGAIARQIPLREMTHDLPAMAAAITARTRLMFVCNPNNPTGTTIGAAEMAAFLAHVPDDVLVVVDEAYIEFVTRPDFPDLLPLIRNGRDNLLLLRTFAKIHGLAGLRLGYAFGAPDLIAYLERARPVFNVNALAQIAGLAALDDTDHLARSLAHANASRTRLTNALRALGLTVIPGETNFIAVAVHDDQAIVATLARRGVLVTPLTGWGLPGWIRISFGTEEENDACIAALQAAVSASQACS
- a CDS encoding MarR family winged helix-turn-helix transcriptional regulator is translated as MHEHDPRTHYTGAIDDIVRQITWQSQKQLLQTLSRPEINLTLPQMVTLFAIREAGVCRMSDLAEITQQSAGTLTGIVDRLIAERLVGRVRDVEDRRVVQVMLTRQGEQRLALVEAARRADMERILSRFSIDQLHHLEQLLQLLLDGINELIGERELTRHTNGQIDVSSISRNA
- a CDS encoding NAD(P)H-dependent oxidoreductase subunit E, which encodes MAAIELTVCRLCARSRPDLWQTLARLRANHPGELRVVELDCMAACDDVPAVMIDFDYFPRVTPQQLIELVQSRLREVKVE
- a CDS encoding ABC transporter permease, yielding MNIFEAIRIALNSLLANKLRAILTMLGIIIGVGAVIALLALGGAIQTLVTSELQGLGSNLVFLFPGTNDPENDRRVPPRLTNEDVAAIADPLNVPAVAAVCAEYSRRALTTYGGLSYNALIAGVSPTYPQVRNAQVAQGIFFDTRAVELRSREAVLGHRVAQRLFPNGEDPLGKRIRINGIGFQVIGVMAERGGSFASNEDDQIFVPITTAQERLFPPGQNTTRRVEVSVVYLQARDENSIESLIDQVTAVLRQRNGLTYQDNNFTIITQQDLVSSFATITGAITIFLGAIAAISLVVGGIGIMNIMLVSVTERTREIGLRKAVGARRNDIRLQFLVEATVLSLLGGLLGIGLGYVVSAIGTALLANFSPNARAEVSLNAILLATLTSIAVGIFFGLYPADRAARLDPIAALRYE
- a CDS encoding efflux RND transporter periplasmic adaptor subunit; this translates as MSESLRPRRRPNRLGWGIGILLVIGGLVAGFFWFNRNPSSTNPRLNYALTRPQRGPISAVVNASGTIQPQQVLDLTFTSSGLISEVLVKIGDTVSAGQPLARLDTRDLELRVEQSAAQLAQAQANLDRLRAGPTEADIAAADAQLAQAQAQLRQTMGNVTEQDLAAARAQVEQARANLERLLGGPKASEVIQAQAQVDQAIAALQSQRDSLSAAKTRAESQLFQAANTLRDRQAEYSRIYNDNREREQQLARFGQSLPQSALDNEAAALRAVQNAEEQMRQAQVAYEQAKQAEITGIAQAEAQVRSAQANLDRVLAGADRDQIAAARAQLAQAEANLNKLLGDQRAGSLAAAQAAVASAQANLQRVKAPPSDADLASAEAQVANARASLAQAQLALERATLVAPINGVVAEVNLEVGELYNAARPAIVLADLSGYYVDVTVDEIDVAQIAVGQQVILTLDALPNLELRGTVARINPLSTVQSGVTAYIVRIVTNDPPAAVRPGMSASADIIVAEKSEALVVPRRAIRAERGQFFVDVTADPGLCEVDIAQRPLQPVTQAIAVQLGLSNEQIIEITSGNLDENSCIYVPGIDARFNFFGGGPPPGVRNR